TAAAGCTGGTAAACCAGTTGATGATTTTATTGATCAAGTAATCCCTTATTTGGAAAATGGCGATATAATTATTGACGGAGGGAATTCTCATTTTCCAGATACAACTCGTAGAACAAAATATGTTGAAAGCAAAGGATTATTATATATTGGTACGGGAGTTTCCGGTGGAGAGGAAGGTGCACTTAAGGGACCTTCAATAATGCCGGGAGGTTCGCATAAAGCTTGGGAACATGTAAAACAAATTTTCCAATCTATTTCTGCAAAGGTAAGTGATGGAAGTCCTTGCTGTGATTGGGTTGGCGAAAATGGTGCCGGACATTTTGTTAAAATGGTTCACAACGGTATTGAATATGGTGATATGCAATTAATTACTGAAGCATATCAAATTATGAAAGAATTATTAGGAATGTCAGCTGATGAAATGCATGAAGTTTTTAAAAAGTGGAATGAAGGAGAGTTAGATAGTTATTTAATTGAAATTACTCGGGATATTCTTGCTTATAAAGATGAAGATAATTTACCTCTTGTCGATAAAATTCTTGATACAGCCGGACAAAAAGGAACCGGAAAATGGACCGGAACAGCTGCATTAGATTTGGGCGTTCCACTTACACTTATTGGCGAAGCCGTATTTGCAAGATGTTTATCAGCACAAAAAAAGGAAAGAGTTGAAGCATCAAAAATTTTAAGCGGACCAGATCCAAAATTTGGTGGCGATAAAAAAGAATTTATAAAAGATCTTGAAAGAGCTTTATACGCAAGTAAACTTGTTTCTTATGCACAAGGATTTGTTTTAATGAAAGCCGCCGCCGAAGAATATGGATGGAATTTAAATAACGGGGGAATTGCGCTGATGTGGAGAGGCGGATGTATAATTCGTTCGGTATTTTTAGGCAAAATTAAAGAAGCATTTGATCGTAATCCAAATTTATCTAATTTATTGCTCGATCCGTTCTTTAAATCAAAAATCGAAGAAGCCCAAGAAAGTTGGAGGAAAGTTATATCAACTTCTATACTTAATGGTATTTGGGTTCCGGCTATGAGTACTGCGCTAAATTATTTTGATGGATTTAGAAATGAACGATTACCTGCAAATTTACTACAAGCTCAACGTGATTATTTTGGTGCACACACATATGAAAGAATTGATAAACCAAGGGGAGAGTTTTTCCATACAAACTGGACCGGACGTGGTGGCGATACTGCATCATCGACTTATACTGTATAATTGAAAAATAGAATATTGTAAAATAAAAATGGAGAAAAAATGGAAGTTCGAAATTCACCTGATAAAATCGGCTTTAGTTATCTATCAACTGATGAATTAAGAGAAAGTTTTTTGATAGATTCGTTATTTGTGAAAAATCAAATTCCGTTGGTGTATTCCGATGTTGATAGATCAATTACCGGTTCCGCAGTTCCGGTTGGTAAAATGTTAAAATTGGTTGCAACAAAAAAAGAAATGGCTGCCGATTATTTTACAGAAAGAAGAGAAATTGGCATAATCAATATTGGTGGAAAAGGAACAATTACTGTTGATAAAGTAAATTATGCAATGAACAACATTGATGCTCTATATATTGGTAAAGGGGCAAAGGATATTTCTTTCAAAAGCACTAATTCAAAAAATCCAGCTAAGTTTTATTTTGTAAGCTATCCTGCACATACTTCTTATCCAACTAAACAAATAAAAATAGATGATGCAGTTTCTGTAAATTTGGGAAGTGTGGCAGATTCTAATAAAAGAACAATTCACAAATACATTTTACCTGGCAAAGTTGAAAGTTGCCAGCTTGTAATGGGATTAACAATTTTAGATGAAGGAAGTGTTTGGAATACAATGCCGGCGCATACACATCAGAGACGCTCAGAAGTATATATGTATTTTAATTTACGTCCGGAATCTATTGTTGTTCATTTACTTGGGGAGCCTTCAGAAACAAGGCATGTAATTATTCGTAATGAGCAAGCTGTACTTTCTACAAGCTGGTCAATGCATTCCGGCTGCGGAACACAAAACTATTCATTTATCTGGGCAATGGGCGGTGAAAATCAAGTATTTGATGATATGGATTGGATAGATATGAAAGAGTTAAAATAAATTATTTTCTCACTTAAAAAGGGAAGAACAATGCTTGAAACAAAAACAGAATTGACGAAAACTGACGATGATCAAAAAAAGAAAATTGGTAATTACAGGTGGCTTATAGTTGCATTAATATTTTTTGCTACTACAATTAATTATGTTGATAGAGCAGTTTTGGGTGTTCTTGCCCCAACTCTTAGAGATGAAATAGGATGGAGCGACCAAGAATATGGTTATATTAGCGCTGCATTTACATTAGCCTATGCAATTGGTTTTCTTTTTGCCGGCTGGTTTATTGATAAGGTTGGATCAAAATTAGGTTATACTTTATATTTAACTATTTGGTCATTAGCTGCCGCAGCACATGCATTAGTCAAATCAACTTTCGGTTTTGGTATTGCACGCTTTGCTTTGGGCATTGGTGAATCAGGAAACTTTCCCGCTGCAATAAAAACCGTAGCAGAATGGTTTCCCAAAAAAGAGAGAGCATTAGCAACGGGAATATTTAATGCTGGTACTAATGTTGGAGCCGTAATTGCTCCATTGGTTGTTCCGTGGCTTGCATTAAATTGGGGATGGCAATCAGCTTTTATTGTTACAGGATTATCTGGATTAATTTGGATTGTATTTTGGTGGCCAGTTTATAAAAAACCATCAGAACATCCAAAAGTTTCAGAAGCAGAATTAGCGCATATTGAAAGCGATCCGCCTGATCCGGCAATAAAAATATCTTGGTCTAGATTATTGCAATTTAAACAGACTTGGGCTTTCGCATCTGGAAAATTTCTTACCGATGCTATTTGGTGGTTTTATTTATTCTGGTTTCCATTATTTATGAATGATAGATTTGGCGTAAACTTAAGCTCTATCGGGTTACCTATGATTGTTGTTTATGTTCTTGCAGATTTTGGATCTGTCGGCGGAGGATGGCTCAGTTCATTTTTACTTAAGAAAAATTGGACTGTGAATGCCGCTCGAAAAATTGCAATGTTAATTTGTGCATTATTAATTTTACCTGTTGCAGCTTCACCATATGTTGAAGATAAATGGATTGCTGTAATTCTAATTGGTGTTGCAGCCGCCGCGCATCAAGGATTTTCAGCTAATATTTTTACAACTACTTCAGATATGTTCCCGAGAAAAGCAGTTGGTTCGGTTGTTGGAATTGGAGGCTTCGCTGGTGCAATGGGAGGTTTCATTATGAATTTAGGTGCTGGATGGTTAAAACAAAATACCGGAAGCTATGAAATTATGTTTGCCATTGCTGCGGTTATTTATCTCATTGCTTTATTGATTATGCACGTGTTGGTTCCTAAACTTGAACCGGCTGTAATTGAATAAAATAAAAATTTATTAAATATATTTTTGGGTTAAAATTGATAATTGAATCAAGAGCATATGCAAGAGCCGGATTACTCGGAAATCCTTCAGATGGATATTTTGGGAAAACAATATCGCTAATTATTAAAAATTTTGGTGCGCATATTTCTTTATATGAATCCCCAGAATTAATTATTGAGATTCTTGATCAAGATAAAAATGTATTTAAAAATATCTATGATCTTGTTGATAGAATTAAACTACATGGATATTATGGCGGCGATAGACTAATAAAAGCAAGTATAAAAGCTTTTTTTGATTATTGTAGAGAAAAAGAAATTAAAATTAACAACAAAAATTTTTCTGTCAGATATAATTCTTCAATACCAAGACAAGTTGGTTTAGCCGGCTCAAGTGCAATCATTACTGCAACAATGAAAGCTTTGCTTAAATTTTTTGAAGTTGAAATTAGCAAAGAAATTCTTCCCACTCTTATTCTTTCAGCTGAAATAAAAGAACTTAATATTAATGCTGGACTTCAAGATAGAGTAATTCAAGTTTATGAAGGTTTAGTCTATATGGATTTTGAGAAAGATTTTGTGGAAAAAAATAATCATGGAAAATACGAGCAATTACCAATTGAAAATTTACCGAAAGTTTATTTAGCTTATAAGGATTCGTTAGGTAAGATTTCCGGTGTAGTGTTAAACGATATTGCAAGTCGATATAAACGCGGTGATAAGCTTGTTATAGATACTCTAAATGAAATAGCAAATTGCGCTGCTGAAGGTAAAGATGCAATTATGAAAAAGGATTTCAAACTTCTTTCAGAGTTAATTAACAGAAATTTCGACCTTCGCACAAAAATTATGAATATTAGCGAAGAGAATCTTGAAATGGTTGAAATAGCTCGTAAATGCGGAGCTTCGGCAAAATTTGCCGGTTCCGGCGGTTCAATTATTGGTACTTATTCAAACGATGAAATGTTACATAAATTAATTATGGAATTAAAAAAAGTAAATGTAAGAGTTGTAAAACCATTTATTTCTTAGGAGATTTTAATGATAAAAAAAGCTGTAATCCCGGCAGCAGGACTTGGTACAAGATTTTTACCGGCAACAAAAGCACAACCAAAAGAAATGCTGCCTATTATTGATACGCCAACAATTCAATATGTCGTCCAAGAAGCTGTGGATTCCGGAATTGAAGATATTTTAATTATTTCCGGTAAAGGAAAAAGAGCAATTGAAGATCATTTTGATAGAAACATTGAATTAGAAATTGCACTCGAAGAAAAAAATGAGCAAGCACTAAATGAGATTAAGAATATTTCTGACATGGCGAAAATTCATTATATCCGACAAAAAGAATTAAAGGGTTTAGGCGATGCAATTTATCATGCAAAACATCATGTTGGTAATGAACCTTTCGCTGTTTTGTTGGGAGATACGGTTGTAAGATCAGTTATTCCTGCTACTCAACAACTTATCGATATTTATGAACAATATAAGCAAATCGTAATTGGTGTAGAGCAAGTTCCAAAAGAAAAAGTTCATAGATATGGAATTGTTGGAGGTGTAAAAATTAATGATTCGCTTTATCAATTAAATGAAATGATAGAAAAACCAAGTATTGAAGAAGCCCCATCCACTTTGGCTGTTGCAAGCAGATATATTTTAACTCCCGATATTTTTAAAGCTTTGGAAGAAACTAAAGCAGGAAAGAATAATGAAATTCAACTTACCGATGCTTTAAAAATATTTTTATCAAGAGGGAGTGTATATTCTTATACATTCGAAGGAAAACGTTATGATATTGGCGATAAGCTTGATTATTTAAAAACTACTGTAGAATTTGGATTAAAAAGAAAAGAATTCAGAGAAGAATTTTTGGAATTTCTAAAGGAAATAATATCTAAGGAAAATGGGGACAAATTATGATTTTAGATAAATTTAAATTAGATGGAAAAGTTGCATTAATAACCGGTTCAAATCAAGGTATTGGACAAATGTATGCAATAGCATTAGCCGAAGCCGGTGCTGATATTATTGGCGTTTCATACACCGATGATTTTGAAGAAACCGAAAAATTGATAAAAAAAACCGGAAGGAATTTCAAGTATTACGTTAGTGATTTTTCAAACCGTGATTCACTTTACGAATTTATCAAAAACGTAAAAAAAGATTTTGAAAAAATTGATATACTGGTTAACAATGCCGGAACAATAATGAGAAAGCCAATCTCAGAACATCCGGATGAATATTGGGATAGAGTAATTGAAATAAATTTATCCGCACAATTTATTTTAACTCGTGAGCTTGGCAGAGATATGGCAGAAAGAGGTTACGGTAAAATTGTATTTATTGCGTCATTACTTTCTTTTCAAGGTGGAATTACTGTCCCCGGCTATGCTGCATCAAAAGGCGGAATTAAACAAATCACAATGTCTTTTGCAAATGAATGGGCTTCAAAAGGAGTTACGGTTAATGCAATTGCTCCGGGTTATATTGTTACTGAAAATACTAAAGCATTAAGAGAAGATGCAGTAAGAAATAAAGCAATTTTGGATAGAATTCCGCAAGGTAGATGGGGAACACCGGAAGATTTAATGGGAACAGTAGTTTTCCTAAGTTCAGATGCATCAAATTATTTAAATGGAAGTGTGGTAACAGTTGATGGCGGCTGGATGGGAAGATAAAATATTTATATACCAAATAATTATTCCATCTTGTAAAATTGATAAATTTAATCAGTAAAACTTTAAAGCAGAATTATAATTTTTGAAGTTGTGTTAAAATTTTTTTGACAAACCTTAAATCAATGTTCAATCCAAAACCAAATAACTTATTTTGCGTAAATTGGTTATAGAATTACTAAATTAGGCTTTTACAAAGAGTTGAGAGAATGACCTGCCCCCGATAAATGTACCAATGATAAAGTTAGTTATACCTATCATCAAGCATTGGCTACTTGGTGTAGGAGTATTACCTCCGGTACCGGAGGTAAAAAATTTAATGAACTATGCGGTCTGATTTCATTAAATTCTTGCCGCCACCTTTCTGTTAAAACTTTTGCCTCTAATATAGTATCAAATATCTCTCCATTCAATAATTCATCTCTTAATTTTCCATTAAATGATTCTATATATCCATTTTCCCATGGACTACCCGGTTCTATATAGGCTGTCTTGACTCCTATTCTTCTTAACCATTTTCTAAGTACTATTGTTGTAAATTCACTCCCATTATCTGATCGTATATAATCTGGAACTTCATGTGTAATAAACAACTCTGATAACTTATACAGAACTTCAGAGGACTTGATTTGAAGTTCAACATGTATCGCTAAACATTCCCTTGTATATTCATCAATTATGTTCAACATCCTCATTGCTTTTCCATCACTTGTTCTTTCATACACAAAATCATAGCTCCAAACATGATTTTTATATTCCGGTTTTAGTCTTATGCATGATCCGTCATTTAACCACAATCTCTTCCTTTTGGGTTGTTTTTGTGGAACTTTTAGTCCTTCTGTTCTCCATATTCTTTCAACCCTTTTATGATTTACTTTCCACCCTTTATTTTTTAGTAATGCTGTTATTCGTCTGTAACCGTATCTTCCATAGTCTTTTGCCAGCTTTATTATATCATTTGTTAATGCTTCCTCATCGGCTCTCTTTTTCTCTCTTATTCTTTGGGTTGAACGTGCTTGACCTTATACTCGACACGCCTTCCGTTCTGAAACACTTAATATTTTCACTATTTCTTTTATTGCCCGATTTATCCGCCGTGGTGGACGCTTCTTTGCCGGGCTTAATAATTTCCCCGACTTGCTTTCTTCAATATTGAATTATCTAATGTCAATTCTGCTACTATTTTTTTAAATCGACTATTTTCTTGTTCCAATACTTTCATTTTTTTGCTTGATCTATTCGTATGCTTCCATATTCTTTCCGCCATCGGTAATATGTCTGTTCATGTATTTAAATATCAGCTCTATATTCTTACCTGCCGAATGCATTACTTCGGCTTCTCGAAGTTTATTTATGATTTGTTCTGTTGTAAATTTAACCCTTCCCATATTTTTTCTCCTTTCGATCCTAATATAACATTTGGATCACTTTTTGGGGGGCAGGTCAAATCAAAGTATCGGCAGAACGGCAGACGATTTACTAGCTTCATTTAAAAGTATAATTAAAACTAATATGTGGGGACATAGACTTGAACATCTGTTAAGAAACGGATTTAACGGATTACTACACATCGAAAATTCAACATTATTTGATCTTCTAATAATATTTGAACAATCAAGAAACATGAGCAGAGAAAAAAGAATATTAACCGACATAATTAAAAATGCAGTTGAAAATGAGGTAGCAAAAAGATTTTGGCAGAAAGATTTTCCAAGCTATAAACGAGACGATTTTGCACCTTCACACCACAAATTGAGTATGCTGTTAAACTCAGATGAAACAGTTTCATTAATGCTCTCACAACCAGACAACAAATTAAATTTTAATGAAATAATTGAGCAAAATAAAATAATACTTCTTGATCTATCAAATGTAGGACCGGATACAAGAAAGATATTAGGATCATATTTGCTATCAACTTTACATAATTATTCAATTTCAAGAAATAACATAGATATGAATAACAGAAATCCTTTTAGTATTTATTGCGATGAAGCCCACAAATTCACACCGGATACATTAGAAGAAATGATAACCGATGCAAGAAAATTTGGAATAAATTTAATTTTTGCTCATCAATTTCTAAATCAATTCAATACAGATCAAAGAGATGCATTATTAAGCATGGGATCAACAATTATTTTCAACGTTGATTTATTTGATGCAAAAAACCTCACAAACAATTTACAAACCAAAGTAGAAGTAAAAGATATACTAACACTTAAAACCGGTGAAGCATTCTCAAGAATCGGAACACAAATAATAAAATTTGAGACTAATAAACCAGAACAAATACTTAAAGAAAATTATAAAAATGAAATAATCAAAAAATCCATAGAAAAATATTACAAACCAATAACTACAGTTAAGAAAATTGTCAATGAAAGATTAAAGAGATTCGGAATAGATACGGAACCAATAAGAATAATTGAAGAATTAGAATTAGATAAATCTGACTTCAAATTTGAATATGATGAATTTGACTGAAATACTACAACTTCTTGATGAAGAAACAATACAAGAAAAAATTGATAAACCAATCGATGAAATATTTAATCAAGTTTATTCAATAACTGAGCAATTAAATTCACAAAGGAAACTAAAAAGTATAATTTATTTCTTAATTCAGAAATTAAAGAAGAATAAAATAATTTTTACAACGAATAATAAATACTCGGATTTAGTTTGGTTCTTAAACCAATATTATTCAGCAGAAGGATCTCAAGGTTACGAAAGAGCAATCTTTGACATAAATAATTACAAAAAAGAAGGAATATTACATATACTAGAAACAACTTCAGAATCACTCAAAAAAGAACAAAAAGAAAAATATTTACAATGGATTTACACTTCGAAAATAGAACACACTAATTGGGAATCGAAACTTAAAATTGTAGAACAAATAAATAAAACATCAAATAATTCTTCAGAAATACATAGCTTAACTAATATTCAAAAAGCATTATATCTAAAAGAAATAATTCAACAACAAATTGAAACAAGTCAAGCCATAAAATCATTGTTGAAGCCCAAATCGTTTTAACAGTGAAACGATTTAGACTTTGATACCACAAATCAATAAAACAATTGATTAAAATGATTGATAACGAAAAATTATCGGACAAAGAAAAAATAAGATTATTCTTTTCACTCTTCCATGGATTAGAAAGTGTATATGGTACATACAGTACACAAAGCGGAAAACACTGGCAGATCAAAGGGAAAGTTACAGAAAAGGTAATCGAAAACCATCTGAAGGGAAAACAACCATATGGATTCTATCCACTGATTAGTGATAAAACATCTGTTGCAGTTGCAGACTTTGATAATCTTGATCCAAGACCACCTATCGAGTTCATTAAAAAAGCAGAACACTATGGATTATCTGCATATCTGGAAAAAAGCAAATCAAAAGGATATCATGTTTGGTTGTTCTTCCCAAAGGATGGAATAAATGCTAAAAAAGTAAGGCAAGTTATAAAATTTATTTTAATGGAAATTGATTCAATAAATACAGAAGTTTTTCCCAAACAAGATTCAATCACAGATAGCGGATCATTTGGAAATTTTATCAATGCACCAATATTTGGAAAACAAATTTCAAAAAATAAAACAATTTTTATCGAACCAAACTTTTCTTTAAAACCTTACCAAGATCAATGGGAATTTCTAAAATCTATAAAAAACAACTCTGAACAATTATTAGACTCAATAATATCTAACAATGATATAAAAAATGAATGCAGATCAAAGAAAACCAATAGTACAAACAATGGATATTCAAAATTTGGGTTACCAATTTGTGCAAAAAAAATATTACGAGATGGAGTTACATTTGATCAAAGAATTACGTGTTTCAGATTGGCAATAAACCTAAAAAGAATAGGAACTTCAAAAGGAAAAGTAATTGAGATATTAAATGATTGGAAGCAAAAAAACAAACCAATAAATGGAAAAAAAATAATCACAAGGGAAGAAATAATAGAACAAGTCAAATGGGCATATATAAAAGACTATAAAGGTTATGGGTGTGAAGCACCTATAATAAAAAGTTTCTGCGATTCAAAATGCAAAATAAATAAACGATAAAATTTAAATACTTGTAAAATAATTTTGAAAATCAACAATCAAATTGAAAATGGAAAACAAATTAGTTTTAATAAAAATCGATCAACTTTATGCTATCATAAAGCAAGCAATTTTAGAAGTAATCAAGAAAAAAGATGACGAGGACCAGCAAAAGGAGATACTGAATTTTAAAGAAACATGCGAATTTCTAGGAATCCATCCATCAACATTGAACAAATGGAAAGCTCAAAACAAAATACCATACAAACGATTAGGAAAGCGAATATTTTTTGAAAGAAAGAGAATTCAAGCTGCACTTAAAGAATCAAATTACTGTAAATTAAAAGAGATTCAAGTTAATTTATAAACTACGTTTCTTTTTATCATTAATAGCTTGGATTTCAAAAAATAATTAAAATATGATGATAAGCTAATGTTCTTAATTATGAAGATTTATTTTGATCTTTTTCTATCAAATATTTGTTAGCAAATAAAATAATATGGATTTACAAAATATTTTGTGATTAATTAAGACATTTTTAAAAATATGTAAAATGAAATAAAATGTTTGGTTATTTCAATAATTTTAGTAACTTAGTATACCAAGTATAACTATTTATTTTTGTTATGAAATTTTTTTATCTGATAATAATTTTACTTACACAAAGTTTAAATTACTTTGCTCAGACCAAATCAGTCACTCATGTAATTGATTTTGGGAATCAAACCATTGTTAACAAAAGTACTGGTTTTCAAAATTTTAAAATCCATACAAAAGATTTTGAGATTATTCATCAAAACTCAAAATGGGCAAATTATCATCCATTTTTAACAGACGGTATCGCCTGTAAAAATGAAATTCAATTTGAAATTAAGTTGAATCCCGGTAAATATTATTTAGAGTTAATAATGCCGGGTGGAAATTTCGGAAAATGGAAAGGGAAGATTGGTTTAAACAAAAAAATATTACCTTTTGAATTAGTTTCTTTTACGGCTGATCCTGAATCTGATGAACCGCCAAAATATTGGTCATATTTAAACGAAATTGAAATAACTGAAAGCACAACAATAATTTCAATTATTGCAGAAAATCAAACAACAGCTATAAACTCAATTTCATTTTATCCAAAAATTGTTGAAAAAATATTTTTGACAGAGGGAAAAATTCAAAATGAAAATATGAATTTTCCCAACATTAATCTTGTGGTAGAATTAATAAATAAAGGCAGTGTTAAAGAAGCATTGCGACTTGTCAATGCTGTTCCGGATAAAGATTTTCGATATGAAAAAGCGCTTCTTCTTATGTCAATTGCCGGAAGACTTGAAACAGAAAATCCGAAACAACTTGTTGAATATGCAAAATATTTACTTGAAGAAGAAATTCAGCAAAATCCAAACTCTGGATTAAAATTCAATCTAAGAATTGCAGAATTATTTACATACGGAATTGAATCATTTAATAGAGGTGGTTGGGATTGGAATAAGCAAATTACAGAATCGGGAATATTTGATCACATAAATTTTGCCGGAATGGCTTTCGAAGAAATTACTAAAATTGCAGATCACCCTCTAAATTTAAGAGCATCTTACGAATTAGCAAAAGTCTGTTATTGGAATTGGGTTGAACAGCACGGAGAGAGATTAATTATAAAAGCTGATGAACATTTTAAAAAAGTAAAAAAGTTTTATCCTAATAATGAAATATTAAAGATGTATTTGGGCGAAAATATTCAGTCAAATGAAATACCACAAAATATTGATAGTGTACCAGAGTGGGCTTTTTTACAAAAAATTGCTTTGGATGGAGTAACTGATATTATTCATTATTGGGTTGAAAACCGGCAAGCAGAAAATGGAGAATTTGGCGGTAAATTTGATGATGATGTTGAAATGATGAGATGGTGGCCTGTTGCAAGAACAGTAGCAAAAGATTCTTTAACTTTAGTCGGAATGGAAAAATTGGTTAACGGTATTTGGGAAAGCGGATGGATTGAAAATGGATTTTCTAAAAAATTAAGAGATGTTGAGCATTCTTCTGAGCCTGTTGCAGATACACAACCGATGATGATCGCACTCGATTATGGAAATCCTGTTTATATTGAAAGGTG
The nucleotide sequence above comes from Ignavibacteriota bacterium. Encoded proteins:
- the galU gene encoding UTP--glucose-1-phosphate uridylyltransferase GalU; the encoded protein is MIKKAVIPAAGLGTRFLPATKAQPKEMLPIIDTPTIQYVVQEAVDSGIEDILIISGKGKRAIEDHFDRNIELEIALEEKNEQALNEIKNISDMAKIHYIRQKELKGLGDAIYHAKHHVGNEPFAVLLGDTVVRSVIPATQQLIDIYEQYKQIVIGVEQVPKEKVHRYGIVGGVKINDSLYQLNEMIEKPSIEEAPSTLAVASRYILTPDIFKALEETKAGKNNEIQLTDALKIFLSRGSVYSYTFEGKRYDIGDKLDYLKTTVEFGLKRKEFREEFLEFLKEIISKENGDKL
- a CDS encoding helix-turn-helix domain-containing protein — protein: MENKLVLIKIDQLYAIIKQAILEVIKKKDDEDQQKEILNFKETCEFLGIHPSTLNKWKAQNKIPYKRLGKRIFFERKRIQAALKESNYCKLKEIQVNL
- a CDS encoding MFS transporter; amino-acid sequence: MLETKTELTKTDDDQKKKIGNYRWLIVALIFFATTINYVDRAVLGVLAPTLRDEIGWSDQEYGYISAAFTLAYAIGFLFAGWFIDKVGSKLGYTLYLTIWSLAAAAHALVKSTFGFGIARFALGIGESGNFPAAIKTVAEWFPKKERALATGIFNAGTNVGAVIAPLVVPWLALNWGWQSAFIVTGLSGLIWIVFWWPVYKKPSEHPKVSEAELAHIESDPPDPAIKISWSRLLQFKQTWAFASGKFLTDAIWWFYLFWFPLFMNDRFGVNLSSIGLPMIVVYVLADFGSVGGGWLSSFLLKKNWTVNAARKIAMLICALLILPVAASPYVEDKWIAVILIGVAAAAHQGFSANIFTTTSDMFPRKAVGSVVGIGGFAGAMGGFIMNLGAGWLKQNTGSYEIMFAIAAVIYLIALLIMHVLVPKLEPAVIE
- a CDS encoding GHMP kinase, with the translated sequence MIIESRAYARAGLLGNPSDGYFGKTISLIIKNFGAHISLYESPELIIEILDQDKNVFKNIYDLVDRIKLHGYYGGDRLIKASIKAFFDYCREKEIKINNKNFSVRYNSSIPRQVGLAGSSAIITATMKALLKFFEVEISKEILPTLILSAEIKELNINAGLQDRVIQVYEGLVYMDFEKDFVEKNNHGKYEQLPIENLPKVYLAYKDSLGKISGVVLNDIASRYKRGDKLVIDTLNEIANCAAEGKDAIMKKDFKLLSELINRNFDLRTKIMNISEENLEMVEIARKCGASAKFAGSGGSIIGTYSNDEMLHKLIMELKKVNVRVVKPFIS
- the kduI gene encoding 5-dehydro-4-deoxy-D-glucuronate isomerase, which encodes MEVRNSPDKIGFSYLSTDELRESFLIDSLFVKNQIPLVYSDVDRSITGSAVPVGKMLKLVATKKEMAADYFTERREIGIINIGGKGTITVDKVNYAMNNIDALYIGKGAKDISFKSTNSKNPAKFYFVSYPAHTSYPTKQIKIDDAVSVNLGSVADSNKRTIHKYILPGKVESCQLVMGLTILDEGSVWNTMPAHTHQRRSEVYMYFNLRPESIVVHLLGEPSETRHVIIRNEQAVLSTSWSMHSGCGTQNYSFIWAMGGENQVFDDMDWIDMKELK
- the gnd gene encoding decarboxylating NADP(+)-dependent phosphogluconate dehydrogenase — translated: MEKKADIGIVGLAVMGENLILNMESKGFTVAAYNRTVEKVDNFINGRAKGKNIIGAHSVEEFVASLKTPRKVMIMVKAGKPVDDFIDQVIPYLENGDIIIDGGNSHFPDTTRRTKYVESKGLLYIGTGVSGGEEGALKGPSIMPGGSHKAWEHVKQIFQSISAKVSDGSPCCDWVGENGAGHFVKMVHNGIEYGDMQLITEAYQIMKELLGMSADEMHEVFKKWNEGELDSYLIEITRDILAYKDEDNLPLVDKILDTAGQKGTGKWTGTAALDLGVPLTLIGEAVFARCLSAQKKERVEASKILSGPDPKFGGDKKEFIKDLERALYASKLVSYAQGFVLMKAAAEEYGWNLNNGGIALMWRGGCIIRSVFLGKIKEAFDRNPNLSNLLLDPFFKSKIEEAQESWRKVISTSILNGIWVPAMSTALNYFDGFRNERLPANLLQAQRDYFGAHTYERIDKPRGEFFHTNWTGRGGDTASSTYTV
- a CDS encoding ATP-binding protein, yielding MGGRSNQSIGRTADDLLASFKSIIKTNMWGHRLEHLLRNGFNGLLHIENSTLFDLLIIFEQSRNMSREKRILTDIIKNAVENEVAKRFWQKDFPSYKRDDFAPSHHKLSMLLNSDETVSLMLSQPDNKLNFNEIIEQNKIILLDLSNVGPDTRKILGSYLLSTLHNYSISRNNIDMNNRNPFSIYCDEAHKFTPDTLEEMITDARKFGINLIFAHQFLNQFNTDQRDALLSMGSTIIFNVDLFDAKNLTNNLQTKVEVKDILTLKTGEAFSRIGTQIIKFETNKPEQILKENYKNEIIKKSIEKYYKPITTVKKIVNERLKRFGIDTEPIRIIEELELDKSDFKFEYDEFD
- a CDS encoding SDR family oxidoreductase, translating into MLDKFKLDGKVALITGSNQGIGQMYAIALAEAGADIIGVSYTDDFEETEKLIKKTGRNFKYYVSDFSNRDSLYEFIKNVKKDFEKIDILVNNAGTIMRKPISEHPDEYWDRVIEINLSAQFILTRELGRDMAERGYGKIVFIASLLSFQGGITVPGYAASKGGIKQITMSFANEWASKGVTVNAIAPGYIVTENTKALREDAVRNKAILDRIPQGRWGTPEDLMGTVVFLSSDASNYLNGSVVTVDGGWMGR